The proteins below are encoded in one region of Pygocentrus nattereri isolate fPygNat1 chromosome 13, fPygNat1.pri, whole genome shotgun sequence:
- the LOC108416992 gene encoding interferon-induced protein with tetratricopeptide repeats 5-like yields MSSTEDIVFKTKLLQLECHFTWALRKEDTDLTDLLNRLEDQINFDLGKKAGVARTYNSIGFVKYLLGSHDEALSHFQRSAELTKECHGEECDKLLVVPCGNLAWLHYNRKDYEECKSYLDQLKDIKEKYPPDSTSVPYPEVLGEKGWTFLKFSRKYYERSKECFRKALELEPDAGEYNAGYAIALYRTETEHTNPTDSPTIKQLRRAIETNPDDDVLKVLLGLRLAVYKKYDEAESLVEKALENSPEHPHVIRYVGIFFRNQGSVDRAVALLKRALERVPNSSFIHHQLALSYKKKQINLHRAGSHHSKSAEIQRFRNQCIYHLEKAITLKPSFISAMSELALQYGQNQELSKAEEQFQATFQVATEKKDTYQLVLLYYAEFQEYGMRCESLAIKQYMQCLKMGPDKSEGKRSAGHLKRIAEKRISRNPKDAEAFGILGFIHKEKGEKRYAIECYEKALSYEDNAEYLSNLCDLRLSLQ; encoded by the exons ATGAG TTCAACTGAAGACATAGTTTTTAAAACCAAACTTCTCCAGCTGGAATGTCATTTCACCTGGGCTCTAAGAAAAGAGGATACAGATCTGACTGATCTTCTGAATAGGCTGGAAGACCAGATTAACTTTGACCTTGGAAAGAAGGCAGGAGTCGCACGCACATACAACTCCATTGGATTTGTAAAGTATCTTCTGGGGTCCCATGATGAGGCTCTAAGCCACTTTCAGAGATCTGCAGAGCTCACAAAAGAATGCCATGGAGAAGAGTGTGACAAGCTGCTTGTTGTTCCCTGTGGAAACCTTGCGTGGTTGCACTACAACAGAAAAGATTATGAAGAATGCAAAAGTTACCTGGATCAACTGAAGGACATCAAGGAAAAATATCCCCCTGATTCTACTTCTGTCCCTTATCCTGAAGTGCTTGGAGAAAAGGGATGGACCTTTCTCAAGTTTTCTCGCAAGTACTATGAAAGATCTAAGGAGTGCTTCAGGAAGGCCTTGGAGCTGGAGCCAGATGCTGGTGAATATAATGCTGGTTATGCCATTGCTCTGTACCGCACAGAAACTGAGCACACCAATCCAACAGATTCACCCACAATTAAGCAGCTGAGACGGGCCATAGAGACGAACCCAGATGATGATGTTCTTAAAGTTTTGCTGGGTCTGAGACTGGCTGTTTACAAGAAGTATGATGAGGCTGAGAGCCTAGTGGAGAAAGCATTAGAGAACTCTCCAGAACATCCACACGTGATCCGATATGTTGGGATATTTTTCAGGAACCAAGGCTCTGTGGACAGGGCCGTCGCTTTGTTGAAGAGAGCACTGGAAAGGGTGCCCAACTCAAGTTTCATACATCATCAGCTGGCCCTCTCATACAAGAAAAAGCAAATCAATTTGCATCGTGCAGGAAGCCACCACAGCAAAAGTGCTGAAATTCAGCGGTTTCGTAATCAGTGCATCTACCATTTAGAGAAGGCCATTACACTGAAGCCCTCCTTCATCTCGGCTATGAGTGAGCTGGCTCTGCAGTATGGACAGAACCAGGAACTCTCAAAAGCAGAGGAGCAGTTTCAGGCTACATTCCAGGtagctacagaaaaaaaagataccTACCAGCTGGTTTTACTCTATTATGCAGAATTCCAGGAGTACGGAATGAGGTGCGAGTCTTTGGCCATCAAACAATACATGCAGTGTTTGAAGATGGGTCCTGATAAGAGTGAAGGTAAGAGAAGTGCTGGACATCTGAAAAGGATTGCAGAGAAAAGAATCTCCAGGAATCCAAAGGATGCAGAAGCATTTGGAATACTGGGATTCATCCATaaggaaaagggagagaaacgCTACGCCATAGAGTGCTATGAGAAAGCTCTGAGCTATGAAGACAATGCAGAGTACCTAAGTAATCTTTGTGACCTCAGGCTTTCTTTACAGTAA